Proteins from a single region of Gemmatimonadales bacterium:
- a CDS encoding phosphatase PAP2 family protein: MTRVLRVIGQLSERDRGLYLRWSLSKDSARALRETWILITHAGGTTVSIAAVALPLWLRPWDRSVTWVAAASLAISHLAVQVIKRFVGRPRPSKPIGIDHPDRFSFPSGHATSSLAVTLAYAVAFPHFAVPLVGFGLLVGWSRVALGVHYPGDVLAGQVIASATVLGVSLIG, translated from the coding sequence GTGACGCGCGTCCTCCGAGTCATTGGGCAGCTGTCGGAACGGGACCGGGGGCTTTACCTGCGCTGGTCGCTGTCGAAGGATTCCGCACGCGCGCTTCGCGAGACCTGGATCCTGATCACCCACGCCGGCGGAACGACGGTGTCGATCGCGGCCGTCGCGCTCCCGCTCTGGTTGCGGCCCTGGGATCGCTCAGTCACGTGGGTGGCGGCGGCGAGCCTCGCCATCTCTCACCTGGCCGTGCAGGTCATCAAGCGCTTCGTTGGCCGACCGCGCCCCAGCAAGCCGATCGGCATCGACCATCCGGACCGATTCTCCTTCCCGTCCGGGCACGCCACCTCGAGCCTCGCGGTCACGCTGGCGTACGCGGTCGCCTTCCCGCACTTCGCTGTCCCCCTCGTGGGGTTTGGCCTGCTGGTCGGGTGGAGCCGCGTGGCCCTCGGGGTGCACTACCCGGGTGACGTTCTCGCCGGCCAGGTGATCGCGTCGGCCACGGTGCTTGGCGTCAGCCTGATCGGCTGA
- the ligA gene encoding NAD-dependent DNA ligase LigA yields the protein MSPAERAAELRRLIDRANIAYYVHDAPDISDAEYDRLFRELQALEAAHPDLVTPDSPTQRLGAEPATALQKHTHLRPMLSLANAFNDEELVAWEDRNARRNSDARTGGYTTEIKIDGAAINLTYAEGRFVTGATRGNGTVGEDVTANLRTIPGLPLMLQGANHPALMEVRGEVYFSIKGFQRLNTDREGAGEAPFANPRNAAAGSLRQLDPGITRSRRLGLFAFHVEVIAGQLAATTQWEVLDQLAAWGFPVAPHRARHDDLVAVREAIARYEGLIHTLPFEADGVVVKIDNLALHDDLGVVGGREPRWAIARKFAPEVVVTRLLDIRVNVGRTGAITPYAVLEPVEVGGVTVSTATLHNEDVIAEKDIRVGDWVELVRAGEVIPKVIGPLRERRDGTETPYAMPARCPACDTPLQRPPDEAVRYCPNEACPGRVLEGIVHFASREAMDIRGLGYERVRQLLDAKLIADVADLYEVKAEQLVELERFAKQSAALLVKGIADSKSRPLSTLLFGLGIHHVGKTVAVLLARRFATMAALRDATLEELNAVPGVGPIIAEAVHRYFRTPHHRALVARLEVLGLGMTEPDAAEADGPFKGLTVVLTGALPSLSRSEATALVERAGGHVAGSVSKKTSLVVAGADAGSKLEKATALGIPVIDEEELLRRIAQRP from the coding sequence GTGAGCCCGGCGGAACGCGCGGCTGAACTCCGAAGGCTGATCGACCGCGCCAACATCGCCTACTACGTGCACGATGCGCCCGACATTTCGGACGCGGAGTACGATCGCCTCTTCCGCGAACTCCAGGCGCTCGAGGCCGCCCACCCGGACCTCGTCACCCCCGACAGCCCCACCCAGCGGCTGGGCGCCGAGCCGGCCACAGCCCTCCAGAAGCACACCCACCTCCGCCCGATGCTGTCGCTCGCCAACGCCTTCAACGACGAGGAGCTCGTCGCCTGGGAGGACCGGAACGCCCGGCGCAACTCCGATGCGCGGACGGGCGGCTACACGACCGAGATCAAGATCGACGGCGCGGCCATCAACCTGACGTACGCCGAGGGGAGGTTTGTCACCGGCGCGACGCGCGGAAACGGCACCGTCGGCGAGGATGTCACGGCCAATCTTCGGACCATTCCGGGCCTGCCGCTCATGCTCCAGGGCGCCAACCACCCCGCGCTGATGGAAGTCCGGGGCGAGGTGTACTTCTCCATCAAGGGGTTCCAGCGGCTGAACACCGACCGCGAGGGGGCCGGCGAGGCGCCGTTTGCCAATCCCCGCAACGCGGCCGCGGGATCCCTCCGGCAGCTCGACCCGGGGATTACCCGGAGCCGCCGGCTGGGCCTCTTCGCCTTTCACGTCGAGGTCATCGCCGGGCAGCTGGCGGCCACCACGCAATGGGAGGTACTCGACCAGCTTGCCGCCTGGGGATTTCCGGTGGCGCCGCACCGTGCGCGACACGACGACCTCGTCGCGGTCCGCGAGGCGATCGCTCGCTACGAGGGACTGATCCACACCCTGCCCTTCGAGGCGGACGGCGTGGTCGTGAAGATCGACAATCTCGCGCTGCACGACGACCTGGGCGTGGTTGGCGGCCGCGAACCGCGCTGGGCCATTGCCCGCAAGTTCGCCCCGGAAGTCGTGGTGACGCGCCTCCTCGACATCCGGGTCAATGTCGGCCGGACAGGGGCCATCACGCCGTATGCCGTGCTGGAGCCGGTCGAGGTGGGCGGCGTGACGGTCAGCACCGCGACGCTCCACAATGAAGACGTGATCGCCGAGAAGGACATCCGCGTCGGGGACTGGGTGGAACTCGTCCGCGCAGGAGAAGTCATTCCGAAGGTCATCGGCCCCCTGCGGGAGCGCCGGGACGGCACGGAAACCCCCTACGCGATGCCCGCGCGGTGCCCCGCCTGCGACACCCCGCTCCAGCGCCCGCCCGACGAGGCCGTGCGCTACTGCCCAAACGAGGCCTGCCCCGGGCGCGTGCTGGAGGGCATCGTCCATTTCGCCTCGCGCGAGGCGATGGATATCCGCGGCCTCGGGTACGAGCGGGTGCGGCAGCTGCTCGACGCGAAGCTCATCGCCGACGTGGCCGACCTCTACGAGGTGAAGGCGGAGCAGCTGGTCGAACTCGAACGGTTCGCCAAGCAGTCGGCGGCGCTGCTGGTCAAGGGTATCGCGGACTCGAAGTCCCGCCCCCTCTCGACACTGCTCTTCGGCCTCGGCATTCATCATGTCGGGAAGACGGTGGCCGTGCTGCTGGCCCGGCGCTTCGCGACGATGGCCGCGCTCAGGGACGCCACCCTTGAAGAGCTGAACGCCGTGCCCGGCGTGGGGCCGATCATCGCCGAGGCCGTCCATCGCTACTTCCGCACGCCGCACCACCGGGCGCTCGTCGCGCGGCTCGAGGTGCTCGGGCTCGGCATGACCGAACCGGATGCCGCCGAGGCCGACGGGCCCTTCAAGGGACTGACCGTCGTCCTGACGGGGGCCCTCCCCTCGCTCTCCCGGAGCGAGGCGACCGCGCTGGTGGAACGCGCGGGGGGACACGTCGCCGGCTCGGTGAGCAAGAAGACCTCCCTCGTCGTGGCCGGCGCCGACGCGGGCAGCAAGCTCGAGAAGGCCACCGCCCTCGGAATCCCGGTGATCGATGAGGAAGAGCTCTTGCGCCGCATCGCCCAGCGCCCGTAA
- a CDS encoding 4-vinyl reductase, with protein sequence MTSPAPFSQYQCLGLGRRALHQLRASLDRDRGVQTAALLQEAGVAGGEGLFSAFSAWLQTAYGVVQPADLDAAYLPEALRGFFGDYGWGTLTVSELAPAVMALDSEDWAEAAPDQGSSYPACHLTSGMLADFLGRMAQSQVAVMEVECRTRGDSKCRFLVGAPESLSVLYDRMSRGLTYVEALGPVPSAS encoded by the coding sequence ATGACCAGCCCAGCCCCGTTTTCCCAGTACCAGTGCCTCGGCCTCGGCCGGCGCGCCCTCCACCAGCTCCGCGCCAGCCTCGACCGCGATCGCGGCGTGCAGACCGCGGCGCTCCTCCAGGAGGCAGGCGTCGCCGGTGGTGAGGGGCTCTTCAGCGCTTTCAGCGCGTGGCTCCAGACGGCCTACGGCGTCGTGCAGCCGGCGGACCTCGACGCCGCCTACCTGCCGGAAGCGCTGCGCGGATTTTTCGGGGATTATGGATGGGGGACGCTGACGGTAAGTGAACTGGCCCCGGCGGTCATGGCGCTCGACAGCGAGGACTGGGCCGAGGCCGCCCCGGACCAGGGCAGCTCCTACCCCGCCTGCCATCTCACCAGCGGGATGCTCGCCGACTTCCTCGGACGCATGGCCCAGAGCCAGGTGGCGGTGATGGAGGTCGAGTGCCGGACGCGGGGCGACAGCAAGTGCCGCTTCCTTGTCGGCGCGCCGGAATCCCTCTCCGTTCTGTACGACCGGATGTCCAGGGGCCTGACGTACGTCGAGGCGCTCGGCCCAGTGCCGAGCGCCTCATAG
- a CDS encoding alkaline phosphatase family protein has product MRSPSGITRVLVVILDGLRADAIPLFPLPHLRRLAERGAYTLAGQTVRPSITPSALTSLLTGVPPRLHGVESDRIVINRARGPNLPLPELLRRRDCPVRAFRGRLPPLTRGVAARVTARLGIDATFQGHRADEILEAAMPSLRNNAPGVTILHWLDADRAGHAHGWGSRAYVRAARELDAAMQRMVETLGVVDDPSTLLIAFADHGGGGATARDHNSAHPLDTTIPIILAGGQVISQVLGYGASLLDIPPTIAWALGSHPPALWTGRPLAEALRLPQPVPMVGAGDIRAAA; this is encoded by the coding sequence GTGCGAAGCCCGAGCGGAATTACCCGAGTCCTCGTCGTAATTCTGGACGGGCTACGAGCGGATGCGATCCCGCTCTTCCCCCTCCCCCATCTCCGCCGCCTCGCCGAACGCGGTGCGTACACCCTGGCGGGCCAGACGGTTCGGCCGAGCATCACACCGTCAGCCCTGACGTCGCTCCTCACCGGCGTGCCGCCACGCCTCCACGGAGTGGAAAGCGACCGGATCGTGATCAATCGGGCTCGCGGTCCGAACCTCCCGCTCCCGGAACTGCTGCGGCGCCGGGATTGCCCGGTCCGCGCCTTTCGGGGCCGGTTGCCCCCGCTCACGCGTGGCGTGGCCGCGCGCGTCACGGCGCGACTCGGGATCGACGCGACATTTCAGGGGCATCGTGCCGACGAGATCCTGGAGGCGGCGATGCCCTCCCTCCGAAACAACGCCCCGGGAGTCACCATCCTCCACTGGCTCGATGCGGACCGGGCAGGCCACGCGCATGGATGGGGCTCCCGCGCCTACGTGCGAGCCGCCCGGGAGCTGGACGCCGCGATGCAGCGCATGGTGGAGACCCTCGGCGTGGTTGATGATCCGTCAACGCTGCTCATCGCCTTTGCGGACCATGGCGGAGGCGGGGCCACGGCACGGGACCACAACAGCGCGCACCCGCTCGATACGACGATCCCAATCATTCTTGCCGGTGGACAGGTCATCTCCCAGGTCCTCGGCTATGGAGCATCACTTCTCGACATCCCTCCAACAATCGCCTGGGCGCTGGGCTCGCACCCACCTGCGCTCTGGACCGGACGGCCGCTGGCCGAGGCGCTGCGGCTGCCGCAGCCGGTACCGATGGTCGGGGCCGGTGACATCAGGGCCGCCGCGTGA
- a CDS encoding thymidine phosphorylase, with protein sequence MVIPSLIECKRDGGELPPGTWAAIVRAYAGEEIPDYQMAALLMAVVWRGLTDAELTELTAAMLASGDRLRFDGWEVPRVDKHSTGGVGDKTSLLLAPMLACCGAAVPMMSGRGLGHTGGTLDKLESIPGFSTRMSLADAMSQVRTLGCALFGQTPEIAPVDRRLYALRDVTGTVPSVPLIAASIMSKKLAEGLNALVLDVKAGSGAFLPAEDDALTLAQTMIALGESSGVRTVALVTAMDRPLGQACGNALEVEECILALRGEGPSDLMEVTLALGAEMLMAAGLEGDDTAARKRLQQTITSGAASRRFADIIEAQGGNPAIVDDPAVLPQAAKSAVYIAPVSGTVAAVHPKSVGLGINAMGGGRTRVEDTVDPSVGFVITVRPGDAVEAGQPLATVFAADAAGLEEGQAALSEAIVIGAAAPVPRRLVSHRVTSRGVQEL encoded by the coding sequence ATGGTGATTCCATCGCTCATCGAATGCAAGCGAGACGGGGGGGAGCTACCTCCCGGCACCTGGGCCGCCATCGTGCGGGCCTATGCCGGGGAGGAGATCCCCGACTACCAGATGGCGGCCCTCCTGATGGCCGTCGTCTGGCGCGGGCTGACCGACGCGGAGCTGACCGAGCTGACCGCGGCCATGCTCGCCTCCGGCGACCGGCTCCGATTCGACGGCTGGGAGGTGCCGCGGGTGGACAAGCACTCCACTGGCGGCGTCGGGGACAAGACTTCGCTCCTCCTGGCGCCGATGCTTGCCTGCTGCGGCGCCGCCGTGCCGATGATGTCGGGCCGCGGGCTGGGCCATACCGGCGGCACCCTCGACAAGCTCGAGTCAATTCCCGGCTTCTCCACCCGGATGTCGCTGGCCGATGCCATGTCCCAGGTGCGAACGCTGGGCTGCGCGCTCTTCGGCCAGACCCCCGAGATTGCGCCGGTGGACCGGCGGCTCTACGCGCTGCGGGACGTGACCGGCACGGTGCCGTCGGTGCCCCTCATCGCGGCAAGCATCATGTCCAAAAAGCTCGCGGAGGGACTCAACGCCCTGGTCCTCGACGTGAAGGCCGGCAGCGGGGCGTTTCTCCCGGCCGAGGACGATGCGCTCACGCTGGCGCAGACCATGATCGCCCTCGGCGAGTCGAGCGGCGTGCGCACCGTCGCCCTCGTGACCGCGATGGACCGTCCGCTCGGGCAGGCCTGCGGCAACGCCCTCGAGGTCGAGGAGTGCATCCTCGCGCTGCGGGGCGAGGGGCCGAGCGACCTCATGGAGGTGACGCTGGCGTTGGGCGCTGAAATGCTGATGGCCGCTGGCCTCGAGGGCGATGACACAGCCGCCAGGAAACGGCTGCAGCAGACGATCACCTCGGGGGCGGCGTCGCGCAGGTTCGCGGACATCATCGAGGCGCAGGGAGGCAACCCGGCGATTGTCGACGACCCGGCCGTGCTCCCGCAGGCGGCGAAATCGGCGGTGTACATCGCGCCGGTGAGCGGCACGGTCGCGGCGGTGCACCCAAAGTCGGTGGGGCTCGGTATCAACGCGATGGGCGGCGGCCGGACCCGGGTGGAAGACACGGTGGACCCGTCGGTCGGCTTCGTCATTACCGTGCGCCCCGGTGATGCCGTCGAGGCGGGCCAGCCGTTGGCCACTGTCTTCGCCGCGGATGCGGCCGGCCTGGAGGAGGGCCAGGCGGCGTTGTCGGAGGCGATCGTCATCGGTGCCGCGGCGCCGGTACCACGCCGACTCGTGTCGCACCGTGTCACCAGCAGGGGTGTCCAGGAGTTGTGA
- a CDS encoding GAF domain-containing protein: protein MIQSAGTSPEELERLSARVQSLEHERRHLLAVIEILEEIGGSLHFADIVQSIAKKLGEAFGLDRCAIYLSERGGQVVRLVASFEDPSIRNYVVDLERYPELKRAIHSGQTVFIPDAVNDPTLRHVRGALTHRRVKSITVVPITWRGTPIGAIFLRTFRDGPSFSDVDVKFCQVVASLTAKALRNAHRFERLQARRGEEGTGRQEDRERVALLGFIRRLLEAYAQKEGPWEEGQLGRATAEELDRLVGVARTVLAQEAAGR from the coding sequence ATGATTCAGTCCGCCGGCACCTCTCCCGAAGAACTCGAGCGCCTCTCCGCCCGGGTCCAGTCGCTGGAGCACGAGCGCCGTCACCTGCTCGCCGTCATCGAAATCCTCGAGGAGATCGGTGGCTCGCTCCACTTTGCCGACATCGTGCAGTCCATCGCCAAGAAGCTCGGCGAGGCGTTCGGGCTCGATCGGTGCGCCATCTACCTGTCGGAACGGGGTGGCCAGGTCGTCCGCCTGGTGGCGAGCTTCGAAGACCCGAGCATCCGGAACTATGTCGTGGACCTGGAACGCTACCCGGAACTCAAGCGCGCCATCCATTCCGGGCAGACGGTGTTCATTCCCGACGCCGTCAACGACCCGACGCTGCGCCACGTCCGCGGTGCGCTGACCCACCGGCGGGTCAAGTCGATCACCGTGGTGCCGATCACGTGGCGGGGGACCCCCATCGGGGCCATCTTCCTCCGCACCTTCCGCGACGGCCCCAGCTTCTCCGACGTGGACGTGAAGTTCTGCCAGGTCGTGGCCAGCCTCACCGCCAAGGCGCTGCGCAACGCCCACCGGTTCGAGCGGCTCCAGGCCCGCCGGGGCGAAGAGGGGACCGGCCGCCAGGAGGACCGGGAGCGCGTCGCCCTGCTCGGCTTCATCCGCAGACTGCTGGAGGCGTACGCCCAGAAGGAGGGGCCGTGGGAGGAAGGCCAGCTGGGCCGCGCCACGGCGGAAGAACTTGACCGTCTCGTCGGCGTGGCCAGGACGGTACTGGCGCAGGAGGCCGCCGGACGGTGA
- a CDS encoding DUF6526 family protein: MAAAPQNMSNHARYVPGYHYILSTLLLIILGSQIYFLAIRPSLGTALGMVLALTLILLYFYARAFAVRVQDRVIRLEERLRMATLLSAELQARIPEFSPEQLVALRFASDAELEALAKRVLDERIADQKAIKGMIKEWREDNLRV, from the coding sequence ATGGCCGCAGCACCGCAGAACATGTCCAACCACGCCCGCTATGTGCCGGGGTACCACTACATCCTCTCGACGCTCCTGCTGATCATCCTCGGGTCGCAGATCTACTTCCTGGCGATACGGCCAAGCCTTGGCACGGCACTCGGCATGGTGCTGGCCCTCACGCTGATTCTCCTCTACTTCTACGCGCGGGCGTTTGCGGTGCGGGTCCAGGACCGGGTGATTCGTCTGGAGGAGCGGCTGCGGATGGCGACGCTGCTGTCCGCCGAGTTGCAGGCCCGAATTCCGGAATTCTCGCCGGAGCAGCTCGTGGCGCTTCGGTTTGCCTCGGATGCCGAACTCGAGGCGCTGGCCAAACGGGTGCTGGACGAGCGGATCGCGGATCAGAAGGCGATCAAGGGAATGATCAAGGAGTGGCGGGAGGATAACCTGCGGGTGTGA